A genomic stretch from Mycobacterium cookii includes:
- a CDS encoding Acg family FMN-binding oxidoreductase encodes MPTTLFDSKVIQDAVTAACRAPSLHNSQPWQWVYSDGQLRLFLDPSRVMDTDQSAREALMGCGAAIDHLRVAMAAAGWKTHVEYFPNPDSSNHLASMSFGPIDYVTERDRLRAQAIWTRRTDRLPFSAPTEWQSISSIWAGGMHGNSVRIDTIPTDLLPKLTDAAQIAESIRLYDSAYHDELHWWTAPFEKTEGIPHSALVSAAESDRVGIERVFPVVHRPERRSEIPEDQAMILLLSTDGDSREDALASGEALSAILLECTMVGFATCTVTHLTELDETRKLLQSLTRPEASPQILVRMGVVPVTEKAPQPTPRRPLSEVLRLRAFD; translated from the coding sequence ATGCCTACGACTCTGTTCGACAGCAAAGTCATCCAGGACGCGGTGACGGCGGCGTGCCGCGCCCCGTCTCTGCACAACAGCCAACCGTGGCAATGGGTTTACAGTGACGGCCAACTCCGGCTGTTCCTCGATCCGAGTCGAGTGATGGACACCGACCAATCGGCGCGCGAAGCCCTCATGGGGTGCGGCGCAGCGATCGACCATCTCCGGGTCGCGATGGCCGCGGCCGGCTGGAAGACACACGTCGAGTACTTTCCGAATCCGGACAGCTCCAACCACTTGGCGTCGATGAGTTTCGGCCCGATCGACTATGTGACCGAGCGAGACCGGTTGCGCGCTCAGGCTATCTGGACACGTCGCACCGACCGATTGCCGTTCAGCGCACCGACCGAATGGCAATCGATTTCCTCGATATGGGCCGGCGGCATGCACGGCAACTCGGTGCGCATCGACACGATTCCCACCGATCTGCTGCCCAAGCTCACCGACGCGGCCCAGATCGCGGAGTCAATACGGCTCTACGACAGCGCATATCACGATGAACTGCACTGGTGGACAGCACCTTTCGAGAAGACAGAGGGTATCCCGCACAGCGCCCTGGTGTCCGCAGCCGAAAGCGACCGGGTCGGCATCGAACGGGTATTTCCCGTCGTCCACCGGCCGGAACGGCGCAGTGAGATTCCGGAGGATCAAGCGATGATCCTGCTGCTGTCCACCGACGGCGACAGCCGCGAGGATGCCTTGGCGTCCGGCGAAGCACTCTCCGCGATCCTGTTGGAATGCACCATGGTTGGCTTCGCCACCTGCACGGTGACACACCTCACTGAACTCGACGAAACCCGCAAACTCCTCCAATCGCTGACCAGACCGGAAGCGTCACCACAGATCCTGGTGCGGATGGGTGTGGTGCCGGTGACCGAGAAAGCGCCACAGCCCACACCACGACGACCGCTGTCCGAAGTTCTGCGGCTGCGGGCGTTCGACTGA
- a CDS encoding GAF domain-containing sensor histidine kinase, producing MRETLSQLRLRELLAEVQDRIEKIVEGRDRLDGLVEAMLVVTSGLELDATLRRIVDTAIHLVDARYGALGVRGQAHDLVEFVYQGIDDETRALIGNLPQGRGVLGVLIDDPQPIRLDNIQQHSASVGFPPNHPPMRTFLGVPVKIRDEVFGNLYLTEKANGQPFSEDDEILAQALAAAAGIAIANARLYAQSRARQRWIEAARDIATTMLSGAEPATVFALLAENALKLADATAAMVAVPVDVDDAPAGAPELVVAEAVGAISIPADDALALTGTVVGDVFADRTPRRLDNLDMAIGGLNGPALLLPLPVADTAAGVLVVLRRAGLPGFTEEQLDLMAAFAGQAALAWQLATSERRMRELDLVTDRDRIARELHDHVIQRLFAIGLALQATLPLAKSSDMQRRLSEQVDDLQRVIQDIRTAIFDLNTTSSGPVRLRQRLEEAIAESSVTGLRTMVQFVGPVSVVDATLADHAEAFLRAAVGDAAHRPDVTRVSVVVEVDDELKIRVAADGKDAPAESIADSLGTMQAAAEELRGSLEVGADSGGETTLLWSVPLPG from the coding sequence ATGCGTGAGACCCTGTCGCAACTGCGACTGCGCGAATTGCTTGCCGAGGTCCAGGACCGGATCGAGAAGATCGTCGAGGGTCGTGACCGACTCGACGGTCTGGTCGAGGCGATGCTGGTCGTCACCTCAGGACTGGAACTGGACGCGACCCTGCGCAGGATCGTGGACACCGCCATACACCTGGTCGACGCCCGCTACGGCGCGCTCGGCGTGCGCGGCCAGGCCCATGACCTGGTCGAGTTCGTCTATCAGGGCATCGACGACGAGACCCGGGCCCTCATCGGGAATCTCCCGCAGGGGCGGGGCGTCCTCGGAGTCCTGATCGACGACCCACAACCGATTCGGTTGGACAACATCCAGCAGCACTCGGCGTCGGTGGGTTTCCCGCCGAATCATCCGCCGATGCGGACTTTCCTGGGTGTTCCGGTGAAGATCCGCGACGAGGTCTTCGGCAACCTGTACCTGACCGAGAAGGCAAACGGTCAACCGTTCAGCGAGGATGACGAGATCCTGGCGCAGGCGCTCGCGGCGGCGGCCGGCATCGCGATCGCCAACGCGCGGCTCTACGCCCAGTCCCGGGCACGTCAGAGGTGGATCGAAGCGGCCCGCGACATCGCCACGACGATGTTGTCAGGCGCCGAGCCGGCCACGGTCTTTGCGCTTCTCGCGGAGAACGCGCTGAAGCTCGCCGACGCCACCGCCGCGATGGTCGCCGTGCCCGTCGACGTCGACGACGCCCCCGCTGGCGCGCCCGAATTGGTGGTGGCCGAAGCAGTTGGGGCAATCTCGATTCCAGCCGACGACGCGCTGGCGTTGACCGGCACCGTAGTCGGCGACGTGTTCGCAGACCGCACACCGCGTCGGCTCGACAACCTCGACATGGCGATCGGCGGACTGAACGGCCCCGCGTTGTTGCTGCCCTTGCCGGTGGCCGACACTGCCGCCGGTGTCCTTGTCGTGCTTCGGCGTGCCGGTCTGCCTGGCTTCACCGAGGAGCAGCTCGACCTGATGGCCGCGTTCGCGGGCCAGGCGGCGTTGGCCTGGCAGCTCGCGACATCGGAGCGGCGGATGCGGGAACTGGACCTGGTGACCGATCGTGACCGGATAGCGCGTGAACTCCACGATCACGTCATTCAGCGGCTTTTCGCCATCGGGCTCGCCTTGCAGGCGACCTTGCCGCTGGCAAAATCGTCCGACATGCAGCGGCGACTGTCGGAGCAAGTCGACGACTTGCAGCGCGTGATTCAAGACATCAGGACCGCGATCTTCGATCTGAACACCACGAGTTCGGGACCGGTCCGGCTTCGGCAGCGCCTGGAGGAGGCGATCGCCGAGAGCTCGGTGACCGGTCTGCGCACGATGGTGCAATTCGTTGGGCCGGTGTCGGTGGTCGACGCGACGTTGGCCGATCACGCGGAAGCCTTTCTGCGGGCAGCCGTCGGCGATGCCGCCCATCGACCCGATGTCACCAGGGTCAGCGTCGTCGTCGAGGTGGATGATGAGCTGAAAATCAGGGTTGCCGCTGACGGAAAGGACGCGCCGGCCGAGTCCATCGCCGACAGTCTCGGCACGATGCAGGCTGCCGCGGAAGAACTTCGCGGCAGCCTGGAGGTTGGGGCCGATTCCGGTGGTGAGACCACCTTGCTATGGTCGGTGCCGTTACCCGGTTAG
- a CDS encoding site-2 protease family protein, whose translation MHGIPIGRIAGLPVKVDWGVLVVLWLFTWSLASTLPNSAPGYSTRTYWVAGVCGAAVLLASLFAHELAHAIVARRAGVQVLDVTLWLFGGVTRLGGQAATPRTALRIAIAGPATSLLLAALFAAAGMEFRALGAGAIAVAVAFWLAGINALLGLFNLLPGAPLDGGQVLRAWLWQRHGDQDRAALSAARAGRALAYALIAFGLLEFLAGAIVAGIWSAFIGWFIFTAAHTDEVQLMTRDALSGVRVADAMTANPHAAPAWATVQDFIERYLLGDRHSAYPVKDHKGSITGLVTLDQLRRVAPGSRATTLVGEIALPMDQVTIAAPDEAITTLLERLASGHGHRALVVDGGCVVGIVTATDLTRLVDVRRIARPTAVAYGQ comes from the coding sequence ATGCACGGCATCCCGATCGGACGTATCGCCGGGCTCCCGGTCAAGGTCGACTGGGGTGTGCTGGTCGTCTTGTGGCTGTTCACCTGGAGCCTGGCTTCGACGCTGCCCAACTCCGCCCCGGGGTACTCGACCCGCACCTACTGGGTGGCCGGTGTCTGTGGCGCCGCTGTCCTGCTCGCATCATTGTTCGCCCACGAGCTCGCGCATGCGATCGTGGCGCGACGCGCGGGTGTCCAAGTTCTGGACGTGACGCTGTGGCTTTTCGGAGGCGTCACGCGTCTGGGCGGCCAGGCCGCCACGCCACGGACCGCGTTACGTATCGCCATCGCGGGACCCGCCACCAGCCTGCTGTTGGCCGCGCTGTTCGCAGCTGCCGGCATGGAATTCCGCGCCCTGGGTGCCGGGGCCATTGCCGTCGCTGTCGCGTTTTGGCTGGCCGGAATCAATGCGCTGCTAGGCCTTTTCAACTTGCTGCCCGGTGCACCACTGGACGGTGGCCAGGTTCTGCGTGCGTGGCTCTGGCAACGCCACGGCGACCAGGACAGGGCGGCATTGAGTGCCGCGCGGGCCGGCCGCGCTCTCGCCTACGCTCTCATCGCATTCGGGTTGCTCGAATTCCTGGCCGGCGCGATCGTCGCCGGTATCTGGTCGGCGTTCATCGGCTGGTTCATTTTCACCGCCGCACATACCGACGAGGTGCAGTTGATGACGCGCGACGCACTGTCCGGGGTCCGCGTCGCCGACGCGATGACGGCCAATCCGCATGCCGCCCCGGCCTGGGCGACCGTGCAGGATTTCATCGAGAGATACCTACTCGGCGACCGTCATTCGGCATATCCGGTGAAGGACCACAAGGGATCAATCACTGGGCTGGTGACGCTGGACCAACTCCGTCGGGTCGCGCCCGGTAGTCGCGCCACCACCCTGGTCGGTGAGATCGCCCTGCCGATGGATCAAGTCACGATCGCAGCCCCTGACGAAGCGATCACCACGCTGTTGGAGCGGTTGGCGTCCGGTCACGGACACCGGGCCCTGGTCGTCGACGGCGGGTGCGTCGTGGGCATCGTCACCGCAACGGATCTCACCCGCCTGGTCGATGTGCGGCGGATCGCCCGACCCACCGCCGTTGCCTACGGACAGTGA
- a CDS encoding universal stress protein: MTNRRIGPTVIVGIDGSHAAIHAAQWAADEAVGHEVPLLMLAILKSTHTSAEDYDRDVAHAETSLLAARAAVEAKGIPVKIETDILRGQPGAILVSESDGAEMVCVGSTGIDRYSRALLGSTATEVAEKALCPVAVIRSQPDGPGPAINWIVVAIDDSPDRDIVIDEAMREAELHKLPVLAIGTDRADGRAAAAHDLENRLKPWRRWYPNVHIYPVTTHDGVARFVKHHDDLVPMAVIGSADAGQLAQIVGPYDHPIFRHPQSSALIIRE; this comes from the coding sequence ATGACTAATCGTCGAATCGGCCCCACAGTCATCGTCGGCATCGACGGTTCGCACGCCGCGATCCATGCCGCGCAATGGGCAGCGGATGAGGCTGTCGGTCACGAGGTGCCGTTACTCATGTTGGCCATCCTCAAGAGCACCCATACCTCCGCCGAGGACTACGACCGAGATGTCGCCCACGCCGAGACCTCGTTGCTGGCAGCACGAGCCGCGGTCGAGGCAAAGGGAATACCGGTCAAGATCGAAACCGACATCCTCCGGGGCCAACCCGGTGCGATCCTCGTGTCGGAATCCGACGGCGCTGAGATGGTATGCGTCGGGAGCACCGGTATCGATCGCTACTCCCGGGCTCTATTGGGCTCCACCGCAACCGAAGTCGCGGAGAAGGCCCTGTGTCCGGTCGCGGTGATCCGCTCCCAACCGGACGGGCCGGGCCCCGCGATCAACTGGATCGTGGTGGCGATCGACGACTCGCCGGATCGCGACATCGTGATCGATGAAGCGATGAGAGAAGCGGAGCTGCACAAGCTTCCGGTGCTGGCCATCGGCACCGACCGAGCGGACGGGCGTGCGGCAGCGGCGCACGACCTCGAGAACCGGTTGAAGCCCTGGCGGCGATGGTATCCGAATGTCCACATCTATCCGGTCACCACGCACGACGGGGTGGCGCGGTTCGTCAAGCACCACGATGACCTGGTTCCGATGGCGGTGATCGGCAGCGCCGACGCCGGCCAGCTCGCGCAGATCGTCGGGCCCTACGACCACCCGATCTTCCGCCATCCTCAGTCGTCAGCGCTCATCATTCGCGAATGA
- a CDS encoding SpoIIAA family protein, which produces MIDVLQNMPEGVTGIRVSGRLCGDDLREFKPAMDSLVKDDEIRIVEVIASDYEGFGPGGLAEDLKLGLGALFKHHSAFKRIAVVTDKEWAVHMLHALAWMVPGELELFGLDELEQAKQWAAGTEPTSS; this is translated from the coding sequence ATGATCGATGTGTTGCAGAACATGCCCGAGGGCGTGACCGGCATCCGCGTATCAGGTCGGCTGTGCGGTGATGATCTGCGGGAGTTCAAACCGGCAATGGACAGCCTGGTGAAAGACGATGAGATCAGGATCGTGGAAGTCATCGCTTCCGACTACGAGGGTTTCGGGCCCGGCGGCTTGGCCGAGGATCTGAAGTTGGGACTCGGCGCATTGTTCAAGCACCATTCGGCATTCAAGCGGATAGCTGTTGTCACGGACAAGGAGTGGGCCGTTCATATGCTGCATGCGCTGGCATGGATGGTCCCCGGAGAGCTCGAGTTGTTCGGTCTCGACGAACTCGAGCAAGCTAAGCAGTGGGCTGCCGGCACAGAGCCGACCTCGTCATAG
- a CDS encoding universal stress protein, with product MPKHSGKHQGIVVGVDGSPSSSTAVRWAAREAAMRHVSLSLVHVIERPPWGLLALGGGAVQPPSETLEWERTEGAEIISAAVKLATDSTQDREIPDLQAEVYFSATGPTLYEFSTQAQMVVVGSRGHTKVGRVLLGSVSTGLIHHARCPVAVVHGGAQSASPHSALPVVVGIDGSPASESATAIAFEEASCRGIELIAIHAWSDLHMSDAAGDDWLKLQAVGEEALAERLAGWQEHFPDVVVQRRIVLDAPALHLLEAAEAAQLVVVGSHGRGGFAGMLLGSVSTAVAQAAQIPVIVARQ from the coding sequence ATGCCCAAGCACTCGGGGAAGCATCAGGGCATCGTCGTCGGTGTGGACGGGTCGCCGTCGTCGAGCACGGCGGTGCGCTGGGCCGCGCGCGAGGCGGCGATGCGCCACGTTTCGCTGAGCCTCGTTCACGTCATCGAGCGTCCGCCGTGGGGACTTCTTGCTTTGGGCGGCGGTGCTGTCCAGCCACCCTCTGAGACCCTTGAATGGGAGAGAACCGAAGGCGCAGAGATTATTTCGGCTGCGGTCAAGCTCGCAACGGACAGCACGCAAGATCGCGAGATTCCCGACCTGCAGGCGGAGGTCTATTTTTCGGCAACCGGTCCGACCCTCTACGAGTTCTCGACCCAGGCGCAGATGGTCGTGGTCGGCTCCCGCGGCCACACCAAGGTGGGTCGCGTCCTGCTCGGATCGGTCAGCACCGGGCTGATCCACCACGCTCGGTGTCCGGTGGCCGTGGTGCACGGTGGAGCGCAGTCCGCTTCGCCGCACTCAGCGCTGCCGGTGGTGGTGGGCATCGACGGGTCGCCGGCATCGGAGTCGGCGACGGCGATCGCTTTCGAGGAGGCGTCGTGCCGCGGAATCGAACTCATCGCCATTCACGCCTGGTCAGACCTGCACATGTCCGATGCGGCCGGCGATGACTGGCTGAAGCTGCAAGCCGTCGGCGAGGAAGCGTTGGCCGAGCGCCTGGCAGGTTGGCAAGAACACTTCCCCGATGTCGTCGTGCAACGCCGAATTGTCCTGGATGCCCCGGCTCTTCATCTCTTGGAAGCGGCCGAGGCGGCACAGCTCGTCGTCGTCGGCAGTCACGGCCGCGGCGGATTCGCCGGCATGCTGCTGGGCTCGGTGAGCACGGCCGTCGCACAGGCCGCTCAAATACCGGTGATCGTCGCCCGTCAATAG
- a CDS encoding universal stress protein — protein sequence MSAPTTDSGVFVGVDGSPAARCAVDWAARDAAMRKVRLTLVHAVQPIGLTLPPLTATTAFSRWQVEQGQRILDEAVETARATTPSGGPEQIETELLFSPVVPVLVDLSKDADLVVVGSRGRGPVARSLLGSVSSSLIRHAHSPVAVIHDEDPLMPYPADAPILVGVDGSPASELAIAIAFDEASWRGVDLVALHVWSDVEVNDYPAIDWPAMKPAAEEILAERLAGWQDRYPDVTVRRMVECDHPTYHLVQQSESAQLVVVGSHGRGGFAGMLLGSVSAAVAHSARMPVIVARQS from the coding sequence ATGTCTGCTCCAACAACCGATTCGGGCGTCTTCGTCGGTGTCGACGGGTCGCCGGCCGCCAGGTGCGCGGTCGACTGGGCGGCGCGCGACGCTGCCATGCGCAAGGTCCGTCTCACGCTCGTCCATGCCGTACAGCCGATTGGGCTCACCCTGCCTCCGCTGACGGCGACGACGGCGTTCTCGCGCTGGCAAGTCGAGCAGGGGCAGCGAATCCTCGACGAGGCGGTCGAGACCGCGCGGGCCACGACGCCCAGTGGAGGTCCGGAGCAGATCGAGACTGAGCTGCTGTTCTCACCGGTGGTCCCGGTGCTGGTCGACTTGTCCAAAGACGCCGATCTGGTGGTCGTCGGTTCACGGGGCCGAGGGCCCGTCGCCAGAAGCCTGCTGGGCTCGGTGAGCTCGAGCCTCATCCGCCACGCGCACAGCCCGGTGGCGGTCATTCACGACGAGGATCCCCTGATGCCGTATCCGGCCGATGCGCCGATTCTCGTCGGCGTCGACGGGTCGCCCGCGTCGGAACTGGCGATCGCGATCGCGTTCGACGAGGCGTCGTGGCGGGGCGTCGACCTCGTCGCCCTGCACGTCTGGAGTGACGTCGAGGTCAACGACTACCCGGCCATCGACTGGCCCGCGATGAAACCAGCCGCCGAGGAGATCCTCGCGGAGCGACTGGCCGGTTGGCAGGATCGCTATCCCGATGTCACGGTTCGGCGCATGGTGGAATGCGATCATCCGACGTATCACCTTGTCCAACAATCTGAATCGGCCCAACTAGTGGTGGTCGGCAGCCACGGAAGGGGTGGGTTCGCCGGCATGCTGTTGGGATCGGTCAGCGCCGCCGTGGCACACTCAGCACGGATGCCGGTCATCGTCGCGCGTCAATCTTAG
- a CDS encoding Rv1733c family protein, with translation MQSFVVRPMTWPVLRLFNRSPLIRVSDRIEAAAVTLAVMFVVIATACAGAAGTMIHDVQARKYLEQAHSRHAVVARAVQNSEPTPEAGAFIVNVRWRLNGVEHTDLLGWNKPVTIGAPLDIWVDDNGSRVAPPSPVARAAVDALSTAVVGWFVVVMAIAQVVNAVRAHASRMRDAQWEQDLRGLVDGGRSNRPH, from the coding sequence ATGCAGAGCTTCGTAGTCCGGCCGATGACCTGGCCGGTGCTGCGGCTGTTCAATCGCAGCCCGCTCATCCGGGTCAGTGACCGTATCGAAGCCGCAGCCGTCACCCTGGCCGTAATGTTCGTCGTCATCGCGACGGCCTGCGCAGGGGCGGCGGGCACGATGATCCACGACGTCCAAGCCCGGAAGTACCTCGAACAGGCGCACTCCCGGCACGCCGTCGTGGCCAGAGCCGTGCAGAACAGCGAACCAACGCCCGAAGCCGGGGCGTTCATCGTTAATGTCCGGTGGCGGCTGAACGGCGTCGAGCACACCGACCTGCTCGGCTGGAATAAGCCGGTGACAATCGGTGCGCCGCTGGATATTTGGGTCGACGACAACGGCAGTCGGGTCGCGCCGCCGAGTCCGGTCGCGCGCGCAGCCGTCGACGCGCTGTCCACCGCCGTCGTGGGGTGGTTCGTCGTGGTCATGGCCATCGCGCAGGTGGTTAACGCCGTACGCGCACACGCCAGCCGCATGCGGGACGCTCAGTGGGAGCAAGACCTCCGCGGACTCGTCGACGGCGGACGTTCCAACCGTCCACACTGA
- a CDS encoding erythromycin esterase family protein, with protein MSRAIILGKDTPDRLFRNRREAGQVLAGLLQAYRDQPGVVVLGLARGGVPVAWEVAAALHVPLDAFIVRKLGVPGHEEFAAGALASGGRVVINDDVVRGLGITPQQLRDVAEREGRELIRREAAYRNGRPPVDVTGKTVILVDDGLATGASMLAAVQALREAEPAHIVIAVPSAPESTCREFAGLVDDVVCASMPTPFFAVGASFWDFSQVSDDEVRTLLATPTAAQSVMPAAETAADVIRRVAVDAPGGVPPREMLSELIGDARIVLIGESSHGTQEFYEARAEITKWLIDEKGFCAVAAEADWPDAYRVNRYVRGIGDDANAEQALRGFERFPSWMWRNTVVRDFVDWLRNHNQLSDAHPGRQTGFYGLDLYSLHRSMQEVVSFLDRVDPMAAARARSRYSCFDHVSSADDGQAYGFRAAFGAGLSCEGEAIDQLVDIQRNALAYARRDGLLAEDELFYAEQNAHVVRDAERYYRAMFGGRVTSWNLRDQHMAQTLDALLAHLDRRHDETPARIVVWAHNSHVGDARATEVSADGQLTLGQLVRERYRDDARLIGFSTYTGTVTAASEWGGVAERKTVRPGLPGSVEELFHETGNPTFAVSSDGAAGAALDVVRLARAIGVIYLPATERQSHYFHVRPADQFDAMIHIEKTQALQPLEVTSQWVAGETPETYPTGL; from the coding sequence ATGAGTAGAGCGATCATCCTCGGCAAGGACACCCCGGATCGGCTGTTCCGCAACCGCCGCGAAGCCGGCCAGGTGCTGGCCGGCTTGCTGCAGGCCTATCGTGACCAGCCCGGCGTGGTGGTCTTGGGTCTGGCACGAGGCGGCGTTCCGGTCGCATGGGAAGTCGCGGCCGCGCTGCATGTGCCGCTGGACGCTTTCATCGTCCGCAAGCTCGGCGTTCCGGGCCACGAGGAGTTCGCGGCGGGCGCGCTCGCCAGTGGCGGCCGTGTGGTGATCAACGACGACGTGGTTCGAGGCCTCGGCATCACCCCGCAGCAGTTGCGGGATGTCGCCGAACGCGAGGGACGCGAGCTGATCAGACGAGAAGCGGCTTACCGCAACGGGCGCCCACCGGTCGATGTCACCGGCAAGACTGTCATCCTGGTCGACGACGGATTGGCCACCGGTGCCAGCATGCTCGCCGCGGTGCAGGCCCTGCGTGAGGCCGAACCGGCGCACATCGTGATTGCGGTGCCGTCGGCGCCGGAGTCGACGTGCCGGGAGTTCGCCGGTTTGGTCGACGACGTGGTCTGCGCGTCCATGCCCACCCCGTTTTTCGCGGTGGGCGCGTCCTTCTGGGACTTCAGTCAGGTCAGCGACGACGAAGTTCGCACGCTGCTCGCCACCCCCACTGCGGCGCAGTCGGTGATGCCCGCCGCGGAAACGGCGGCCGACGTCATTCGGCGCGTCGCCGTCGACGCCCCCGGCGGCGTGCCACCGCGAGAGATGTTGTCCGAGTTGATCGGTGACGCCAGGATCGTGCTCATCGGCGAGAGTTCCCACGGCACCCAAGAGTTCTACGAGGCCCGAGCTGAGATCACGAAATGGCTCATCGACGAGAAGGGGTTCTGCGCGGTCGCCGCGGAGGCGGACTGGCCCGATGCCTACCGGGTCAACCGCTATGTACGCGGGATCGGCGACGACGCCAACGCCGAGCAGGCATTGCGCGGCTTCGAGCGGTTCCCGTCGTGGATGTGGCGGAACACGGTGGTGCGCGACTTCGTCGACTGGTTGCGGAACCACAATCAGCTGTCTGACGCGCATCCAGGGCGTCAAACCGGTTTCTATGGACTGGATCTCTACAGCCTGCATCGTTCGATGCAGGAGGTGGTGAGCTTTCTCGACCGGGTCGATCCGATGGCCGCGGCCCGTGCGCGGTCTCGGTACTCGTGCTTCGACCACGTCTCGTCCGCCGACGACGGCCAGGCCTACGGATTCCGTGCCGCCTTCGGCGCCGGTCTGTCCTGTGAGGGGGAAGCCATCGACCAGCTGGTCGACATCCAGCGAAATGCGTTGGCCTACGCGCGCCGCGACGGGCTGCTGGCCGAGGATGAGCTGTTCTACGCCGAACAGAACGCACACGTCGTGCGCGACGCCGAGCGTTATTACCGGGCCATGTTCGGTGGGCGGGTGACCTCGTGGAACCTGCGAGATCAGCACATGGCTCAGACGCTGGACGCGCTGTTGGCGCATCTGGACCGGCGCCACGACGAGACGCCGGCGCGAATCGTCGTGTGGGCGCACAACTCTCATGTCGGTGACGCCCGTGCGACCGAGGTGTCGGCCGACGGCCAGCTGACGTTGGGTCAGCTTGTCCGCGAACGGTATCGGGATGACGCCCGGCTGATCGGGTTCAGCACCTACACTGGAACGGTGACTGCCGCCAGCGAGTGGGGCGGCGTCGCCGAACGAAAAACCGTCCGACCCGGGTTGCCGGGAAGCGTCGAAGAGCTGTTCCACGAGACCGGCAACCCGACCTTCGCCGTCTCGTCCGACGGTGCCGCCGGCGCTGCGCTGGATGTGGTCAGGTTGGCCCGCGCCATCGGCGTGATCTACCTGCCCGCGACCGAGCGGCAAAGCCATTACTTCCATGTCCGCCCGGCGGACCAGTTCGACGCGATGATTCACATCGAGAAGACCCAAGCGCTGCAACCGCTCGAGGTGACCAGTCAGTGGGTTGCCGGCGAAACCCCCGAGACGTACCCAACGGGCCTGTAG
- a CDS encoding SpoIIAA family protein, with translation MIDYDLDTEHSILLVRPESSLEAADFVQMAKVIDPQIQQTGDLAGLIINAPKFPGWDSFGAMVKHFRFVKDHQKHIKKVALVTDSHFGDVAEHLAAHFVSAEVRHFPGEQLDQARQWITSSAPQ, from the coding sequence ATGATCGACTACGACCTGGATACCGAACATTCGATTCTGCTGGTGCGACCTGAATCATCGCTTGAGGCAGCCGACTTCGTTCAAATGGCGAAAGTCATCGATCCCCAGATCCAGCAGACCGGCGACCTTGCCGGCCTGATCATCAACGCCCCGAAATTCCCGGGCTGGGACAGTTTCGGAGCGATGGTCAAACACTTTCGCTTCGTCAAAGATCATCAGAAACACATCAAGAAAGTCGCGCTCGTCACCGACTCCCACTTCGGGGACGTCGCGGAGCACTTGGCGGCACACTTCGTCTCGGCGGAGGTCCGGCACTTTCCCGGCGAGCAACTCGACCAAGCTCGGCAATGGATCACGTCGTCCGCACCCCAGTGA
- a CDS encoding Rv1733c family protein encodes MRTSDRIEAAAVALAALLVVIAAPCAAGIGMIVHDNETQALLAQGQSRHVVTAKTVDDSRPAVSPIPSAFTVHVRWQFSGIDHADAILTDGALKVGEPLQIWVDNNGNRVDWPTPMAAVDIDAVTVAVAAWVIAAAVVALAVTATGVHVSRMRDAQWERDIRLLVGDDSGRTNSSQ; translated from the coding sequence GTGCGGACCAGCGATCGCATCGAAGCGGCGGCCGTCGCGCTGGCCGCTCTGCTGGTCGTGATCGCCGCCCCCTGCGCCGCGGGAATCGGCATGATCGTCCACGACAACGAGACGCAGGCCCTGCTCGCGCAAGGTCAAAGCCGACATGTGGTGACCGCGAAAACGGTCGACGACAGCAGACCGGCAGTTTCGCCCATCCCGTCGGCGTTCACTGTGCATGTGCGGTGGCAGTTCAGCGGCATCGACCACGCCGACGCGATTCTCACCGACGGTGCTCTCAAAGTCGGTGAGCCGCTGCAGATCTGGGTCGACAACAACGGCAATCGGGTGGACTGGCCCACACCGATGGCTGCCGTCGACATCGACGCGGTGACCGTAGCAGTGGCGGCGTGGGTGATCGCGGCCGCGGTCGTCGCTCTGGCCGTCACCGCCACGGGTGTGCACGTCAGTCGCATGCGGGACGCTCAGTGGGAAAGGGACATCCGGCTCCTCGTCGGCGACGACAGCGGACGCACCAACAGTTCGCAGTGA